One segment of Acidobacteriota bacterium DNA contains the following:
- a CDS encoding TonB-dependent receptor has protein sequence LVADGDGRFELDPVPELPFVLFIARPDGVALKPVTIEALPNDGPLMIEVFPAGETVTVVSGVVPDLELPPAVASTVMGRGDLGQRLPAQLFQVLENLPGAGASGNGHAAVPSIRGLAQHRTLLLLDDGRVSSERRAGASATYLDPETIEEVEVVRGPGSVAYGSDAFGGIIRARTRMPDPQGTRKLRYSIFGGMGLEEVGAAAEATTSLFGGGLMLGAHYRHYDDYQSPEGTVFNSGSEMHGFRTGWQAAVSGGIFHIGWRTDLARDVGKPTPESNVRRVYYPEEASNRLSLGFERPGPGDWNRFSLNFSWDDYSLTLAKDRFATESTPRDVASSKVDANDYSIRADAERLLGDWRMVLGADLSGRYNLEATNEYTTYGDGGTPIKNDRTNSIEDAHGNDFGLFIAIGRAVGRWQLDIGLRGDGVWSANRGGYFGDRSTFNSALSGFAAAGVELVSDLELTAQVARGFRDPLLSDRYYRGESGRGFITGNPELEPETSLQLDIALTYSPDTMAVGLYLYRYDISDLIERYRLDEDYFFRNRGEAEITGVEVEAGLVVGNSIEIQFGAQVLKGEIAEDGSPTDGVPPPGVFAVLRGSPDSRWWWMVRGAAYARDDRPGPTEREIPGYGVLDAGAGYALANWLEISLLGRNLLDHSYFVSSDEDAVLAPGRSVQLILRGRL, from the coding sequence GTTGGTGGCCGACGGCGACGGTCGATTCGAGCTCGATCCGGTGCCGGAGCTGCCATTCGTGCTCTTCATCGCGCGCCCTGACGGGGTGGCCCTGAAGCCGGTCACCATAGAGGCGCTGCCGAACGACGGACCGCTGATGATCGAAGTCTTCCCGGCGGGGGAAACGGTAACGGTTGTCAGTGGCGTCGTGCCGGATCTCGAACTGCCGCCGGCGGTTGCTTCAACCGTCATGGGCCGTGGTGATCTCGGACAGCGTCTCCCGGCGCAGCTTTTTCAGGTATTGGAAAATCTCCCAGGGGCTGGGGCGAGCGGCAATGGCCACGCGGCCGTGCCGAGTATTCGTGGATTGGCCCAGCATCGGACGTTGCTCCTGCTCGACGACGGTCGGGTCAGCTCGGAACGTCGGGCGGGCGCGTCGGCCACCTATCTCGATCCGGAGACGATCGAAGAGGTGGAGGTCGTGCGCGGACCAGGATCGGTCGCATACGGATCGGACGCATTCGGTGGGATCATCCGTGCCCGCACGCGCATGCCCGACCCGCAGGGGACGAGAAAACTCCGCTACAGCATATTCGGTGGCATGGGCCTCGAGGAGGTGGGTGCGGCAGCGGAGGCGACGACCTCCCTGTTTGGCGGTGGCCTGATGCTCGGCGCCCACTATCGTCATTACGACGATTACCAGAGCCCTGAGGGTACGGTTTTCAACTCGGGCTCGGAGATGCACGGTTTCAGAACCGGTTGGCAGGCGGCCGTTTCGGGCGGGATCTTCCACATCGGGTGGCGGACCGATCTGGCGCGTGACGTCGGCAAGCCAACACCCGAGTCGAATGTCCGAAGGGTCTACTACCCCGAAGAGGCCTCCAACCGCCTCAGCCTCGGTTTCGAACGGCCAGGCCCAGGCGACTGGAATCGCTTCAGCCTCAACTTCTCGTGGGACGACTACTCGCTGACCCTCGCCAAAGACCGCTTCGCGACCGAGTCGACGCCGCGCGACGTGGCTTCATCGAAGGTCGATGCCAACGACTATTCGATCCGGGCGGACGCGGAGCGTCTCCTCGGCGATTGGCGAATGGTGCTGGGGGCTGACCTCAGTGGGCGTTACAATCTCGAGGCAACCAATGAGTACACGACCTACGGGGATGGCGGCACCCCGATCAAAAACGACCGCACGAACAGCATCGAGGATGCACACGGCAACGATTTCGGGCTCTTTATTGCAATCGGTCGCGCTGTCGGGCGGTGGCAGCTGGACATCGGCCTGCGCGGCGACGGAGTTTGGAGCGCCAACAGAGGCGGGTACTTCGGCGACCGGAGCACCTTCAACTCAGCTCTTTCCGGCTTCGCCGCCGCAGGCGTCGAGCTGGTCTCTGACCTTGAGCTCACCGCACAGGTGGCGAGGGGTTTTCGCGATCCCCTGCTGTCGGATCGCTACTACCGGGGGGAGTCCGGGCGCGGCTTCATCACCGGAAACCCGGAACTCGAACCTGAAACCAGTCTCCAACTGGATATCGCGTTGACGTACAGCCCGGACACCATGGCTGTCGGGCTGTACCTCTATCGTTACGACATTTCAGATCTGATCGAGCGCTACCGGCTCGACGAAGACTATTTTTTCCGCAATCGGGGCGAGGCAGAGATCACAGGAGTCGAAGTCGAGGCAGGCCTGGTCGTCGGGAACTCAATCGAGATACAGTTCGGCGCACAGGTGTTAAAGGGCGAGATAGCCGAGGACGGCTCGCCGACTGACGGCGTGCCCCCTCCGGGTGTCTTTGCAGTCCTTCGTGGCAGCCCGGATTCGCGTTGGTGGTGGATGGTTCGGGGTGCGGCCTACGCGCGCGACGATCGGCCGGGGCCGACGGAGAGAGAGATCCCGGGTTATGGTGTGCTCGACGCCGGAGCGGGCTACGCTCTCGCGAATTGGCTCGAGATCTCCTTGTTGGGGAGAAACCTCCTCGACCATTCGTACTTCGTTTCCTCGGACGAGGATGCGGTGCTCGCCCCCGGTAGGTCGGTACAGCTCATTCTTCGCGGTAGGCTCTGA
- a CDS encoding amidohydrolase, producing MKRFFLLCAVVSVLACSPAEDPADLVLMGGRIVTMDDSNPEATALAARDHELVAVGSEKEIDRFIGPDTEVIDLGGAVAVPGLIDAHAHFLSIGRARMQLNLNGVGGFDEIVAMVEAAVAEAEPGQWIFGRGWHQEKWKKPPEKSVSGLPYHDDLSAVSPDNPVMLTHVSGHASMVNAVALELAGIDDRTPDPPGGEIVRDARGRAIGVLRETAANLVADYFDSEWDEATVRRMAELADAECLSKGLTSFHDAGTGFRNVEVLKSLAESGDLGIRLWVMLSENNESLAENLDGYGVYRVGDAHLTVGGIKRLVDGALGSHGAWLLEPYTDLPESTGLNTYAPEDLRETARLAAENGLQLCSHAIGDRANRETLDVYEETIRSRPDGRDLRWRVEHAQHLDPADLPRFAELGVIAAMQGVHCTSDGPWVPVRLGEDRAREGAYMWRDLLDSGAVIANGTDAPVEDVDPLPSYYASITRRLPDGSAFYPGQVMTRMEALRSYTLDAAYAAFEEDIKGSLEPGKLADITVFSRDILEIPAEEILDTRVLYTIVGGEVQYRAN from the coding sequence ATGAAGCGTTTCTTTCTTCTCTGTGCCGTCGTATCCGTGCTTGCCTGCTCGCCCGCTGAGGATCCCGCGGATCTGGTCCTGATGGGCGGGCGAATCGTGACCATGGATGACAGCAACCCTGAAGCCACTGCTCTCGCCGCTCGTGATCATGAGCTGGTGGCTGTCGGATCTGAGAAGGAGATCGATCGATTCATCGGACCGGACACCGAAGTCATTGATCTTGGCGGCGCAGTTGCTGTTCCGGGTTTGATTGATGCTCACGCTCATTTCCTCAGCATCGGGCGGGCCAGGATGCAGCTCAACCTGAACGGGGTGGGGGGGTTCGACGAGATCGTCGCCATGGTGGAAGCGGCGGTCGCCGAGGCCGAGCCGGGCCAGTGGATCTTTGGTCGTGGCTGGCACCAGGAGAAGTGGAAGAAGCCTCCCGAGAAGAGCGTGTCAGGGCTGCCCTACCATGACGATCTCAGCGCAGTGTCGCCCGACAACCCGGTGATGCTGACCCACGTCAGCGGCCACGCGTCGATGGTCAATGCCGTCGCGCTCGAGCTGGCCGGCATCGATGATCGGACTCCGGATCCCCCCGGTGGGGAGATCGTACGAGATGCTCGAGGAAGGGCCATAGGGGTCCTTCGCGAAACCGCCGCGAATCTGGTCGCCGACTACTTCGACAGCGAGTGGGATGAAGCCACCGTGCGCCGCATGGCGGAGCTCGCGGATGCCGAGTGTCTGTCGAAAGGCCTGACGTCCTTTCACGACGCTGGCACGGGCTTTCGCAATGTGGAGGTCCTGAAATCCCTTGCGGAATCGGGCGATCTCGGTATCCGGCTGTGGGTAATGCTCTCCGAAAACAACGAATCGCTTGCCGAAAACCTGGATGGCTACGGAGTGTATCGCGTCGGCGACGCCCACCTCACGGTTGGCGGCATCAAACGGCTGGTGGACGGTGCGCTCGGATCGCACGGAGCCTGGTTGCTCGAACCCTACACCGATCTTCCCGAGAGCACGGGTCTCAACACCTACGCGCCGGAAGACCTTCGCGAAACCGCACGACTCGCAGCGGAGAACGGGCTGCAGTTGTGCTCCCACGCCATCGGTGATCGAGCCAACCGTGAAACGCTCGATGTCTACGAAGAGACGATCCGGTCCAGACCGGATGGCCGCGATCTCAGATGGAGGGTGGAGCACGCTCAGCATCTTGATCCGGCCGATCTTCCACGTTTCGCCGAGCTCGGCGTCATCGCGGCCATGCAGGGGGTGCATTGCACCTCGGATGGTCCGTGGGTTCCGGTCAGACTCGGTGAGGATCGCGCCCGCGAAGGCGCTTACATGTGGCGCGATTTGCTCGATTCCGGAGCGGTGATCGCCAACGGCACGGATGCACCGGTGGAAGACGTAGATCCGCTGCCCTCCTACTACGCGTCGATCACGCGCCGGCTGCCGGATGGTTCCGCCTTCTACCCTGGCCAGGTCATGACCAGAATGGAGGCGTTGCGATCCTACACTCTGGACGCTGCCTACGCGGCCTTCGAGGAGGATATCAAGGGCTCGCTCGAGCCCGGGAAACTGGCCGATATCACCGTTTTTTCGAGAGATATCCTCGAGATTCCAGCCGAGGAGATCCTCGACACGCGGGTTCTTTACACCATCGTAGGTGGGGAAGTGCAGTACCGCGCGAATTAG
- a CDS encoding helical backbone metal receptor, with the protein MARGRLFAIIIAGWIVTGGCGGSIDRQAPREESGVEPRRIISLAPSLTETLFALGLGNRLVGVTRYCAHPSAAVNLPKVGGHLDPNFEAIVALSPDLVVAIPSSREIRQRLESLGIRVLEVDQHDVEAVLESISTIADACGVSERGEALTAELRGGLERIRSIVGESPRPRAVVVIGHQVGGGSVRSVWTAGPDTFYDGVLQIAGGVNAVEGGLARYPEMSREGLASLDPDVVLDLVAGIEERDLDVERIREEWERLTELRAVRENRVRVLAGDLMVVPGPRLPEMVEVFARSLHPGLDWSAE; encoded by the coding sequence ATGGCTCGAGGACGATTGTTCGCGATAATAATCGCAGGCTGGATCGTGACTGGCGGATGCGGTGGCAGCATCGATCGCCAGGCGCCCAGAGAAGAGAGCGGTGTGGAGCCGCGCAGGATCATTTCGCTGGCACCGAGTCTCACCGAAACGCTTTTCGCTCTCGGGCTGGGCAACCGCTTGGTGGGCGTCACGCGGTACTGCGCTCATCCGTCGGCAGCTGTGAATCTGCCGAAGGTCGGCGGACACCTGGATCCGAATTTCGAGGCCATCGTGGCGCTTTCTCCCGATCTCGTGGTTGCGATCCCCTCGAGTCGCGAAATCAGGCAGCGCCTCGAGTCGTTGGGAATTCGTGTTCTCGAGGTCGACCAGCACGACGTCGAGGCGGTCCTCGAATCGATTTCGACAATCGCAGACGCCTGCGGTGTTTCCGAACGGGGCGAGGCGCTCACCGCCGAACTCAGGGGCGGGTTGGAGCGGATTCGCTCGATTGTTGGCGAATCTCCGCGCCCGCGGGCGGTGGTCGTGATCGGGCACCAGGTCGGAGGGGGCTCGGTGAGAAGCGTCTGGACCGCGGGTCCCGACACCTTTTACGACGGCGTCCTGCAAATTGCCGGAGGCGTGAACGCGGTCGAGGGGGGCCTCGCGCGGTATCCAGAAATGTCGAGGGAAGGGCTCGCATCGCTCGACCCGGACGTCGTGCTCGACCTCGTCGCCGGAATCGAAGAACGGGACCTCGACGTCGAACGTATTCGCGAGGAATGGGAACGGCTGACGGAGCTGCGTGCGGTCCGCGAAAACCGGGTGAGAGTGCTCGCGGGGGACTTGATGGTCGTGCCTGGGCCGAGACTGCCGGAAATGGTCGAAGTTTTCGCGCGATCGCTGCATCCCGGGCTCGACTGGAGCGCCGAATGA
- a CDS encoding ABC transporter ATP-binding protein: MSEPKIRVEDLSVHLGKEEILHGVSMSVRGGEFVTVVGPNGAGKSTLLRCLDGILEPSRGGVFIEGRSIEDLERRALARTVSYVPQPDAGAVDYTVRSFVEMGRYPYLGAWSALTEEDVSAVSQAMELTGVEHLADRSLSSLSGGERQRASIAAALAQGGSILLLDEPTSFLDYRHQVHILDLLDRLHLEGGLTIVAVTHDLNSTVSSSDSVLALKKGRVAAHGTPHELLDAEILATIYDVEFHLVEGGHRGLPLVLPARNGS; the protein is encoded by the coding sequence ATGAGTGAGCCGAAGATCCGCGTCGAGGATCTCTCGGTCCATCTCGGGAAAGAAGAGATACTGCACGGCGTTTCGATGTCGGTAAGGGGCGGGGAGTTCGTCACCGTGGTTGGTCCCAACGGCGCCGGCAAGTCGACGTTGCTGCGGTGTCTCGACGGAATCCTCGAACCATCGAGGGGCGGTGTCTTCATCGAAGGTCGTTCGATCGAGGATCTGGAGCGACGTGCCCTCGCGCGAACGGTGAGCTATGTGCCGCAACCGGATGCCGGGGCGGTCGACTACACGGTTCGATCCTTCGTCGAGATGGGACGCTACCCGTATCTCGGTGCCTGGTCGGCGCTCACCGAAGAGGATGTCTCGGCGGTCTCTCAGGCGATGGAACTGACCGGGGTCGAGCATCTCGCCGACCGCTCGTTGTCGTCGCTCTCCGGCGGTGAGCGCCAACGGGCCTCGATTGCCGCGGCTCTGGCTCAGGGCGGATCGATACTGTTGCTGGACGAACCGACGAGCTTCCTCGACTATCGCCACCAGGTGCATATTCTCGACCTGCTCGACCGGCTGCACCTCGAGGGCGGCCTGACGATCGTCGCGGTCACCCACGACCTGAACAGCACGGTCTCCTCGTCAGATTCGGTGCTCGCACTCAAGAAAGGCAGGGTGGCGGCGCACGGCACGCCGCACGAGCTTTTGGACGCCGAAATCCTCGCGACGATCTACGACGTCGAGTTCCATCTGGTCGAGGGAGGGCACCGGGGACTCCCGCTGGTGTTGCCGGCAAGGAACGGGTCGTGA
- a CDS encoding iron ABC transporter permease codes for MKTSLRLGLLAGFAFLTLAIMPLVGRQVLPVSVLSQFGGSDPVAIIFWQIRVPRALAAFIGGAGLALGGAVFQAVFRNPLATPYILGVASGASLGVALASRLGLSLAVLGLATNSIAAFAGALVAVGALWLLTRLRPEFSSTTLLLAGVAMNFFFSSLILFAQYTASLGDSYRIVRWLMGGLGGVDLNTVLHMTPVVAVGAIVVMWRSRELDLLATGAEIAAARGVAVAPTRTLLFLATSVMIGGVVAACGPVGFVGMMAPHICRLLVGPNHRTLLPASLLFGGAFLLLCDTAARLVLFPAELPVGVITAFLGAPFFLWLLIRQASAPISR; via the coding sequence GTGAAGACATCGCTGCGTCTTGGGTTGCTCGCAGGGTTTGCGTTTCTGACTCTTGCGATCATGCCCCTCGTCGGCCGGCAGGTGCTTCCGGTTTCGGTGCTCTCTCAATTCGGTGGCAGCGACCCCGTGGCCATCATCTTCTGGCAGATCCGAGTGCCGAGAGCGTTGGCCGCATTCATTGGTGGTGCTGGACTGGCGCTGGGGGGCGCAGTATTTCAGGCCGTCTTCCGCAATCCCCTCGCCACGCCCTACATCCTTGGCGTAGCCAGCGGGGCGTCACTCGGTGTCGCGCTCGCGAGCCGACTCGGACTTTCCCTGGCTGTGCTCGGCCTCGCCACAAATTCGATTGCGGCCTTCGCCGGCGCGCTGGTTGCGGTTGGCGCACTGTGGCTGCTGACGCGCCTGCGGCCCGAGTTTTCGTCGACAACCCTGCTCCTTGCAGGCGTAGCCATGAACTTCTTCTTCTCGAGCTTGATTCTCTTCGCCCAGTACACCGCGTCGTTGGGCGATTCCTATCGCATCGTGCGCTGGCTGATGGGTGGGCTGGGAGGCGTAGACCTGAACACGGTCCTGCACATGACTCCCGTCGTCGCGGTCGGCGCGATCGTTGTGATGTGGCGCTCCCGCGAGCTCGATCTGCTGGCCACAGGCGCGGAGATTGCGGCAGCTCGCGGCGTCGCGGTGGCGCCGACGAGAACGCTCCTCTTTCTCGCCACCTCGGTGATGATCGGTGGAGTCGTTGCCGCCTGCGGCCCGGTCGGTTTCGTCGGCATGATGGCGCCCCACATCTGCCGTCTACTGGTCGGTCCCAACCACCGGACGTTGCTGCCGGCGTCGCTTCTCTTCGGAGGTGCGTTCCTCTTGCTCTGCGACACAGCTGCACGGCTCGTGCTCTTTCCAGCCGAGCTTCCAGTGGGCGTGATCACGGCTTTCCTCGGTGCGCCGTTCTTCCTGTGGCTGTTGATTCGCCAGGCGAGCGCTCCAATCTCTCGATAG
- the meaB gene encoding methylmalonyl Co-A mutase-associated GTPase MeaB — MNSRSNLDELIHGIREGDRSALGRAITLVESTSPEDRRLAQKLLTELLPETGQAHRIGISGVPGVGKSTFIEKLGLRLVEDGHRVAVLAVDPSSSISKGSILGDKTRMAKLAASDHAFIRPSPTGGSLGGVAAKTREAILVCEAAGYDVILVETVGVGQSETAVADMVDFFLVLKLAGAGDELQGIKRGILELADLIAINKADGDNLAAAELARAEFERALGILRTEDDWKPRVVASSGQTGSGLDEIWAIIREHHDLFSANGELNRRRQRQLLNWMWSLVDEGLRAAVRDQPEVAETIAALEDDVMKGRATATSAAETILNAFRS; from the coding sequence ATGAATTCAAGATCCAACCTCGACGAGCTCATTCACGGGATTCGGGAAGGTGACCGCTCAGCGCTCGGACGCGCGATAACGCTGGTCGAGTCGACCTCACCTGAGGACCGGCGGCTCGCGCAGAAGCTGCTGACCGAACTCCTGCCCGAAACCGGACAGGCACACCGTATCGGCATCTCCGGGGTGCCTGGCGTCGGGAAGAGTACGTTCATCGAAAAGCTCGGCCTGCGCCTCGTGGAGGATGGTCACAGGGTAGCGGTTTTAGCGGTCGATCCATCCTCGTCGATCTCGAAAGGGTCGATCCTCGGCGACAAGACACGGATGGCGAAGCTCGCCGCGTCTGACCACGCTTTCATCCGCCCCTCGCCAACCGGTGGATCGCTTGGGGGAGTGGCGGCAAAGACCCGCGAGGCCATCCTCGTTTGCGAGGCCGCAGGCTATGACGTGATTCTCGTCGAAACTGTGGGCGTCGGGCAGTCCGAAACTGCGGTCGCCGACATGGTCGACTTCTTTCTCGTGCTCAAGCTGGCGGGAGCCGGTGACGAGCTACAGGGCATCAAGCGCGGAATTCTCGAACTCGCCGATTTGATCGCCATCAACAAGGCCGATGGTGACAACCTCGCGGCCGCCGAGCTGGCGAGAGCCGAGTTCGAACGCGCGCTCGGGATACTCCGGACCGAGGACGACTGGAAACCACGTGTCGTCGCCTCGTCCGGACAAACGGGTTCCGGGCTCGACGAGATCTGGGCGATCATCCGCGAGCACCACGATCTGTTCTCGGCAAACGGAGAACTCAATCGAAGACGTCAGCGTCAGCTCCTAAATTGGATGTGGAGTCTGGTGGACGAGGGTCTGCGGGCCGCTGTGCGCGACCAACCCGAGGTCGCAGAGACTATCGCAGCTCTCGAAGATGATGTAATGAAAGGCAGGGCGACGGCAACATCAGCAGCAGAAACGATTCTCAACGCCTTTCGGAGTTGA
- a CDS encoding LssY C-terminal domain-containing protein: MNGIWRSVAIISVLATVVGCRTFSPTPMDEVGFMDRVETRTESGVTASAVVLTPEEAKAAFDCKLDKKKIQPVWLEITNGTEEEMLFMPRSIDPDYFSPLEVAQKTAWTWSKQANQQKRWFYYENQIPLVIPAGETVSGFVFANRSRGLRWLLVQVFSENDDVQIEFVHEIPGFNADFHKLEWGNLYQSLYPDQEIVELAEPSDLRRWIEQQPATVTNADGSKTGDPLNLVIIGDGEAVFSAFLRSGWDPTAAISAATVAKVGAFGLFGGAYRYSPVSDLYVFGRSQDMALQKVRSNIHYRNHLRLWLAPVKFQGLPVMIGQISRDIGSRFTTKSSTLTTHRIDPNVDETRSTLIQDFIHAQALKAFARAGGVGFVSRDAPRGNLTGDPWFTDGNRAVMLLTKEPVSLIEIDWFDWGEDEGN, translated from the coding sequence ATGAACGGTATCTGGAGATCCGTCGCCATCATCTCGGTTCTTGCCACCGTGGTCGGCTGCCGCACTTTCAGCCCGACGCCGATGGATGAAGTAGGATTCATGGACAGGGTCGAGACCCGCACCGAATCTGGCGTCACGGCGTCGGCGGTAGTACTCACGCCGGAGGAAGCCAAAGCGGCATTCGACTGCAAGCTTGACAAGAAAAAGATCCAGCCGGTATGGCTCGAAATCACGAACGGTACCGAGGAGGAGATGTTGTTCATGCCGCGCAGCATCGACCCTGACTACTTCTCTCCTCTCGAAGTGGCACAGAAGACGGCATGGACCTGGTCAAAACAGGCCAACCAGCAGAAGAGATGGTTCTACTACGAAAACCAGATACCGCTGGTGATTCCTGCTGGTGAAACGGTGTCGGGATTCGTCTTCGCCAACCGAAGCCGGGGACTGCGGTGGTTGTTGGTCCAGGTCTTCTCCGAGAACGACGACGTGCAGATCGAGTTCGTGCACGAAATCCCGGGATTCAACGCCGATTTTCACAAGCTCGAGTGGGGAAATCTCTACCAATCGCTCTACCCGGATCAGGAAATCGTCGAGCTCGCGGAACCGTCGGATCTGCGCAGGTGGATCGAGCAGCAGCCTGCCACGGTGACCAACGCTGACGGGAGCAAAACCGGTGACCCGCTGAACCTGGTCATTATCGGTGATGGCGAGGCGGTCTTTTCCGCCTTCCTCCGCTCCGGTTGGGATCCGACGGCGGCCATATCGGCGGCCACGGTGGCCAAGGTGGGTGCATTCGGCCTTTTCGGTGGCGCCTATCGCTACTCGCCTGTCAGTGATCTCTATGTCTTCGGCAGGTCACAGGACATGGCGCTGCAGAAGGTCCGCTCCAACATCCACTACCGGAACCATCTGAGACTGTGGCTGGCGCCGGTGAAGTTTCAGGGATTGCCGGTGATGATCGGTCAGATCAGCCGCGACATCGGCAGCCGCTTCACCACAAAGAGCTCAACGCTTACAACACACCGCATCGATCCCAACGTCGACGAGACCCGCTCGACACTGATACAGGATTTCATCCACGCCCAGGCGCTCAAGGCGTTTGCGAGAGCGGGCGGAGTGGGGTTCGTGTCCCGGGATGCGCCGCGCGGCAATCTCACCGGTGATCCTTGGTTCACCGACGGGAATCGAGCTGTCATGCTGCTGACGAAGGAACCTGTTAGCCTCATCGAAATCGACTGGTTCGACTGGGGGGAGGACGAAGGAAATTAG
- the scpA gene encoding methylmalonyl-CoA mutase: MAEERIPDFASVGLSPTNDFETTPRAPVEETWTTPEGIEVASAYSAADLEEVDHLGGLPGIPPYVRGPYPTMYAVRPWTIRQYAGFSTAEDSNAFYRRNLDAGQKGLSIAFDLPTHRGYDSDNPRVRGDVGMAGVAVDSILDMRVLFDGIPLGNVSVSMTMNGAVLPVMALYIVAAEEQGVKPEQLAGTIQNDILKEFMVRNTYIYPPQPSMRIIADIFSFTARHMPRFNSISISGYHMQEAGATVDLELAYTLADGIEYVRTGIGAGLEIDTFAPRISFFWAIGMNHYMEIAKLRAARLLWAEIMRRFGALDPRSFALRTHCQTSGWSLTAQDPLNNVVRTSIEALAAAFGHTQSLHTNSLDEALALPTDFSARIARNTQLQLQEETAICRVADPWGGSYFIEKLTHDLAHRAWEHIREVEKLGGMAKAIADGLPKRRIEEAAARTQARIDSGRQAIIGLNRYRSESDSEIDVLKVENSAVYTSQVARLEKLRAERDQGMVQATLDEVTLVAGSGEGNLLAAAVEAARAGATVGEISDALEQVFGRHQAMIQTIAGVYAQEVGDSMENVNRARDMTDEFAQRNGRRPRILVAKVGQDGHDRGQKVIATAFADLGFDVDIGPMFATPQEAARQAVENDVHVVGVSSLAAGHLTLVPLLKDELTRLGRDDILIVVGGVVPPQDRDALREAGASFIFGPGTNVPEAAVELIEELSKRLTS; the protein is encoded by the coding sequence GTGGCTGAGGAGCGAATTCCGGATTTCGCATCCGTCGGCCTCTCTCCAACGAACGATTTTGAGACAACCCCTCGGGCGCCTGTTGAGGAGACGTGGACGACCCCAGAGGGGATCGAGGTGGCCAGTGCATACTCGGCTGCCGACCTGGAGGAGGTCGACCATCTCGGCGGTCTTCCCGGCATTCCACCCTACGTGCGCGGGCCCTACCCCACGATGTATGCGGTGCGGCCGTGGACCATACGCCAATATGCCGGCTTCTCGACTGCGGAGGATTCGAACGCCTTCTACCGCCGCAATTTGGACGCCGGACAAAAGGGCCTCTCGATAGCCTTCGACCTCCCGACTCACCGCGGCTACGATTCGGACAACCCGAGAGTCCGCGGCGACGTCGGGATGGCCGGCGTTGCGGTGGATTCGATTCTCGACATGCGCGTGCTCTTTGACGGCATACCCCTCGGCAACGTGAGCGTTTCCATGACGATGAACGGCGCGGTCCTGCCGGTGATGGCCCTCTACATCGTCGCCGCAGAGGAGCAGGGAGTGAAACCGGAGCAGCTCGCGGGGACCATTCAGAACGACATCCTCAAGGAATTCATGGTCCGAAACACCTATATCTATCCGCCCCAGCCATCGATGCGGATCATCGCCGATATCTTCAGCTTCACCGCGAGGCACATGCCCCGATTCAACTCGATCTCAATTTCGGGTTACCACATGCAGGAAGCCGGAGCGACGGTCGATCTCGAGCTCGCCTACACCCTGGCCGACGGCATCGAGTACGTGCGAACGGGGATCGGAGCCGGCCTCGAGATAGACACCTTTGCACCTCGGATTTCGTTCTTCTGGGCGATCGGAATGAACCACTATATGGAGATCGCGAAGCTCCGTGCAGCGCGACTGCTGTGGGCCGAAATCATGCGTCGGTTCGGCGCACTCGATCCCCGCTCCTTCGCCCTGCGCACTCACTGTCAGACCTCGGGTTGGAGCCTCACCGCTCAGGATCCCCTCAACAACGTGGTTCGGACCTCGATCGAGGCCCTGGCCGCCGCCTTCGGTCACACCCAGTCACTACATACGAACTCGCTCGACGAGGCGCTCGCTCTGCCAACCGATTTCTCGGCCCGCATCGCGCGCAACACCCAGCTTCAGCTTCAGGAAGAGACGGCGATTTGTCGGGTGGCCGACCCCTGGGGCGGTTCGTATTTCATCGAGAAGCTGACACACGACCTCGCCCACCGCGCGTGGGAGCATATCCGCGAGGTGGAGAAGCTCGGAGGCATGGCCAAGGCGATCGCGGACGGCCTGCCGAAACGTCGCATCGAAGAGGCGGCGGCCCGTACCCAGGCCAGGATCGATTCCGGCCGCCAGGCCATCATCGGTCTCAACCGATACCGATCGGAGTCGGACAGCGAGATCGACGTCCTCAAGGTGGAAAATAGCGCCGTTTATACCTCACAGGTAGCGCGACTCGAAAAGCTTCGGGCCGAACGCGACCAAGGGATGGTGCAGGCAACCCTCGACGAAGTGACACTGGTTGCCGGATCCGGAGAGGGTAACCTTCTGGCCGCCGCAGTCGAGGCCGCGAGGGCCGGAGCCACGGTAGGAGAGATCTCGGACGCGCTCGAGCAGGTCTTCGGCCGTCACCAGGCAATGATTCAGACGATTGCAGGAGTGTACGCTCAGGAGGTCGGAGACAGCATGGAGAACGTCAATCGAGCCCGCGACATGACCGACGAGTTCGCCCAACGCAACGGCAGGAGGCCACGTATCCTGGTCGCCAAGGTCGGCCAGGATGGGCACGATCGCGGTCAGAAGGTCATCGCCACCGCTTTTGCCGACCTCGGGTTCGACGTCGATATCGGCCCGATGTTCGCGACCCCGCAGGAGGCAGCCCGCCAGGCGGTCGAGAATGATGTCCACGTGGTGGGCGTATCCTCTCTCGCCGCCGGACACCTGACCCTTGTACCCCTGCTGAAGGATGAGCTCACCAGGCTCGGACGTGACGATATCCTGATCGTCGTCGGGGGTGTGGTTCCACCCCAGGACCGAGATGCTCTGCGCGAGGCCGGAGCGTCTTTCATCTTCGGACCGGGCACGAATGTCCCGGAGGCTGCGGTGGAGCTGATTGAGGAACTCTCAAAGCGACTGACGAGCTGA